From Plutella xylostella chromosome 23, ilPluXylo3.1, whole genome shotgun sequence:
TGTGAGTGGATGTAGACTGCCAGGTTCTCCTTTGTTATTGGGTATTCTGTAAGAGATGTCCTTTCATTATCTGGCTATCCTGATGCAACAGGAATTCATTAATTGCGTTTTGTCCTTATTGTTCCTTGAGTGTCAATTACTTGAGATTTCATGTGTTAAATCTGATAGCTAGTAGcattttcatacattttcCAGTGATACAGTGGTACATCCTGAAATGTGAAACACAACATTTCTAGAGCACAAAACTCTCTAGTGATTGAATCACTCTGCTTACcacaataaacattttaatggGACCACCAACTGGCTAGTTTGTTTATCTAGTTCTATTGATAGCAGCAGTTGGATTGGATCTTAACTGATTGTTTTCTCTTGTGCTATGTTTATATTTGATATTATGGATTAGTTAGTTGGGTATTTCCAGGTTGGTTTGATGAATTAAAATGTTGCACAAAGCATTTtgttttacacaaaaaaaatcgCATATGGAACTACCCAGTAAACACCAATAACTTTCACCTTTAATCATCATCCAACACTATCTTTCACTCTCATCAAGAACATTGCAGAATGTTTACACTGCCATTCAACACAAAAAGGAAGGGGTGTTTCAGTATGCCTTACTTATTTCCCCCCAACATCTCCCAATTccactatttaaaaaaaatctataattaaaaaaatgattacCTCTCCAATTTCAGATGGAGACAGTGATAAAGCAGACGGAAGAGAGCATGTCGCGCAAGCTGACGAACGCGTCCCGGCTGCACGAGGACTACCGGCCGCTGAAGGCCGAGGTGGACCAGCTGCGGCGGCGCTGCCTCGGCCTAGAGCGGCTCCCGGACTTGCACGAGGAGGAGGGCACGCTTATTACACCCGAGTTAGTGGCTTTACTATTGTTATGGTTCTGCTGTAGAATGCCGGAagcaaaacaaaagaaaacacaatagatttattttttcatcTCGCTTGCTTCTGACTTAATTGACACTAAAATACGACCATTCTATGAGAGCCATGTTACATGTACTACATTATAGGTAGGTTCAACATGAGTGGCGTTGTAACAATCCATAATGACCATAATGACACTCCAAAATTCCAAGTAAAGTGGCAGAAGCACTAAGACGCCTGTGgatatagtacctactttatttactGCTTCTGCTGGTGAAGGGTCGAAAACAAATTTAGAGGTGGACCAGCTGGCCTGGAGCGACTGCCCGACCTGCATGAGGAGGAGGGCACGCTCATCACTCCCGAGTTAGTATTGGCCCAATGTGAAATATGTTACATTGCAATATCATAATGTTTCACCCTGGTATGTCTATGGTTAAAACATAGAAAGCTAGGACGGGGCGCAAGATGCTTGCGATAAGATGTGCCAAAGTTGCAGCGCGGACACTCACATCGCGTCAGAAAACTTTTCTCACGTGTTGTCCTGCGCGTGATCCTGCTGATCCTCTGTCGTATCTGTAgcttcatctttatttaatcatcACAAGCCTTAAACGATTAGGATACCTCACTAGTTATAAAACCCAAAGCTATCCTAACTTTACAGTAGAACTTACAGGGACACATCACTACAAAACTAACCAATTACAACCTTCTTCTTCCAGCCGTTTCCCTCCGCTGGCGGCACCTCCAGTGCGCTCAGTGGCGTCCTTCctgccgcccgccccgcgcaagccgccgccgccgccgcccgccttCAGGTCCCTAGACACAGACTACCTAAACGTTAGCCTCAGGTTCGCTTGTGTTTTGTTctgtttcttttgttttttgcgGCGTGAGACTATGTGAACGGTTGCGAAGGTCCATCCATATATGGATTAAGTTCTATGTATGGAACTAGACAGGCGTCTGTTTGACGTAGTTTCAAGCCTTAACGTTTTCAATGGCACCCATGGTTACCTATGAGTGGGAAAAAAACTGGCATGAATTGGCAATTCTCCCTCTTCTGTATTGGTAAGACAATATCGAAAATAAATCAATGCTTGTAAGGGAATCCATGGATTGTTATTGAAAACGGATGTTTTGTTGACTGTGAGTGATGAGTTCAGATGTTATAGACCTTACTGCAACAGTCAACAATCCGAAATTGTAATGCAAGCTGGATATCAACACCATTGAGTATTAATTCAGCTtccattataaatattttaaatataatttgccAAATTTGTAAGTAGTGTTTAATTTTACCAATTAACGTTTTCTTTACtacattatgtattttgttttttttttctatagcGTTCATTTGTCATTATTAGGCACTCTagatacaaaatttaatagtAAATTCATATCATCTAACtgtattatttatagtatTGATTTGTGTTACAGTCAGCTCAGGTGAGAAACATATTGTTATTTACATATTACTATCTAAAGAACGGTAACCTCAAGTTAATTACTATAAGTGGAAACTATGGAACAcccatattaaaattaattctatAGAATATGTATAGAAAACCACAAAATCATTACGATACAACGGCCTACCTTTTAATACCcaatgaattttaataaaattcattgGGATAACATTCATAATGCGATCATGGAATGTTATCCCCGAATCTACATATAGGAACGATCCTCGCTATGTTTTTTACATCGTAAGCTTTTGTAAAAGTTTTACAACCTATATTCAGGCTAAATTGTAAAGAACTCGAGTCAAGATCACTAAAAGCTCCTTACAAAGCTATACTTTAACAAATCCGCCATAAAgtctaaaaaaactttatttccaTTCCTATATTTTTCAATTGCAGACAGCAGCCGCCGCCCATGAAGTCGTGCCTGTCGTGCCACCAGCAGATCCACCGGAACGCGCCCATCTGTCCGCTTTGCAAGGCCAAAAGTCGATCCCGCAACCCCAAGAAACCCAAGAAGAAATAGTCACCGCACCAACGCAGTCTTTAGGTTTATTTTCCTATAATATGTTCAAGGCGGGCTATGAATGGGTGAAGTATTCTTGTGTATCCTGATGTGAGTGAAACTAAAAATACTTCTGATGAGTGGTGTCAGTGGGAGTGTTTTCTGCCCTATTGATCGTGTATTGTTTAATAAGCCCTCTAGTCTTCCTGGTTAGCTCTGTCAGATCTGTTAGCCATAAAGGTGTCAATTTTGGATGAAGCAAGCAGTGAACCAGGCCTATATCCAACCATggcatacataattattattatgaagtataataatattacaaaggAAAAGCCAATCATAATAACTGTGCCAAAGGCATTCAATAGATGGCAGCACATGTTTGCATCCAACGTGTATCCAACAAAATTAAGTccattaggcaaaaaaaactCTGGCCAAATGGAGTATTTTTggatatattatgatatccaTATACAGTCATTACATGAATCATTGCACACCTATATCGGTGTTATGAGATGTACTGGCATAAACTGCCTCGCTTCCATAAAGTTATTGCAATTTGCATCTCTTCCAGATAAGGTTAAAGATCAGCCAAATGGGTTTACTTTATTGATTAATCGATATAGATcagttttgtttattaatttaattactttactATCTTGCATAGATCTAATAACGAGTGAATTTAGTACTTTCCTTACTAGATCTTTACAAGTTATGTTAGTATAACTAATCGTACTTGTAcatattacttattaaaaCACTTTGATTTAGTAAATACCATAATGTCTTTTATAGTATTTAGTAAACTAAAATGGTTAGTAGGTTTAAGAAAGAACTCGAGAGCCATAGTTacctttaatttatattataataaatgataaCTAATTTTACAGTATTGTGTAATGTGTGCCAAAATGCAGATGCCAAGTAAATTCAGATTAAAGGATTGGGCTAGTAGCTAGGTATTTCGATCTTGATACTGAATGCATATCGAAGGACTAATATTAGCGTTATAGtgttataaataagtttagaAAATAgctaaaatgtaaataagctAAACCATAAGTT
This genomic window contains:
- the LOC105382856 gene encoding zinc finger C4H2 domain-containing protein yields the protein MTAENEREIYHKLEAMKDIRNKTITLERLKRSIVNEVRSGDRESRCLVQYKREMELLQQEKMSHVEELRQIHADINAMETVIKQTEESMSRKLTNASRLHEDYRPLKAEVDQLRRRCLGLERLPDLHEEEGTLITPDRFPPLAAPPVRSVASFLPPAPRKPPPPPPAFRSLDTDYLNVSLRQQPPPMKSCLSCHQQIHRNAPICPLCKAKSRSRNPKKPKKK